ACGTCAAACCATACCATGTCATGCTATGTTATTTCACGTCGCTCCATGCAACGCCATTTTATACAGTATGGCGTGGCATGGTATGGCGTTAGGCCAGGTTTGACACCCTTTCCCCTATCCCCTACCATTAAAGTAAGAGTCTAAATAATAGGTTTGATATGGCTAAACAATTAGTGGCCATCTATGCCCGCGTCTCCACGGACAAACAGACCGTGGACGCTCAATTAGAAGAGCTTCAAAAATACGCCAAGCGCCGATCCTGGACCCTTTACCAGGTTTTTACAGACCAAGGATTTTCCGGAGCCAACACCAAGCGCCCGGCTTTTCAAAAAATGCTGGAGGACGCCCATCGGAAACGGTTTGACGTGCTTTTGGTTTGGAAATTGGACCGCTTGAGCCGGTCTCTTAAAGACCTGGTGGATACCCTTGATAAACTCAATTCCTGCGGAATCGGGTTTGTGTCCTTTAGTGATCCTGGCCTTGATACCCTATCCCCCACGGGACGCCTTACCTTTCAAATTATCGGGGCCATGGCAGAGTTTGAACGCGCCCTTATGAGCGAAAGGGTTAAATCCGGACTCCGAAACGCCAAGGCGAAAGGCAAGGTCATAGGCAGAAAAACCGTGTTAACCCCAATGGTCAAAAGCCGGATAAAGGAGTTGAAAGGGCAGGGCCTTTCTAATGTCCAGGTGGCCAAGCGGTTGAAGATTAGCGAAGGTTCGGTGAGAAGAGCACTCCAACAAAAAGAAAAAATTTTATAAGATGTTGAAATTATTGAAAATTTTTGATACACTTTTTTATAGGGATCTTATAGAGTTTTAAGACGTTTAATATATCGACTTTATACAGGGTTTTTCCAACGGTGTATAAAGTTATTTTTACGCTTATGTTCACCATCGAGGAGGTTCAAGAGCGGACTGGTTTAGACATTTCGGTTTTGAGAAAATATATCCAAAAGCTCAAACCGTATCTAAACCCATATATACGGAGAGGGGAAAGCAATAGGCTTCTTTTTGATCCATCATCTATAATTATTTGGGACAAAATCAAG
The sequence above is drawn from the Desulfatibacillum aliphaticivorans DSM 15576 genome and encodes:
- a CDS encoding recombinase family protein, encoding MAKQLVAIYARVSTDKQTVDAQLEELQKYAKRRSWTLYQVFTDQGFSGANTKRPAFQKMLEDAHRKRFDVLLVWKLDRLSRSLKDLVDTLDKLNSCGIGFVSFSDPGLDTLSPTGRLTFQIIGAMAEFERALMSERVKSGLRNAKAKGKVIGRKTVLTPMVKSRIKELKGQGLSNVQVAKRLKISEGSVRRALQQKEKIL